The DNA window TGCCATCGAGGACATGACACAAGACGGTCAGACGCATTCATCCAGCCAGGCTCATCCTCAGCTCTTCACCTTGGATCAGCAGGAGGACAGTTTTCAGGAGAAGTCAGAGGAACCTTCAGAGGCTGTCTCctctgaggaggtggaggaagagaggggggctCGTCCACAAGTTTCTTTGGCTAGAGAGATGGTCACAATGCAGACAGATGTGAAAGAGGATGCACCTTTGGTAAATCAAGACACCAATGTGACTTTGTTCTGTGATGACAAGCTGGAGGACTCTTCCCCTGGACTGAGACCCTCTGAGGCGGCAGAACATCAACAAGTGGATAAGACGGAGGCGTCTCCACAAGCCGCTGCCACTGAGGAGTTGGAAAATAAACTTCTGGAAAAGGAGGATTCTTCCGAGGTTACTGCCACTCCTATGCAAAATAGCGTGGCTAAGAACACGTACCTAGTTGGAGGGGAGACAAACGTCGTGGTGTGCATTATTGAGGATGCGCTGGAggtgctgcagcaggagaaagaGGTCTCATTTGAGACGcgtgactctctctctgaggactgtaagacggagaagaagaagaagaagaagggtgtGAAAGCCTTCTTCTGTAGCGTCTGGAAAAGTTTGACATATTTTGGTGTTTCCACGGATGAATAAAACACAGCCATGTCTGCAATCTGAATGCATCAAATAAAGAaggttcattttaaaacattaaccatctTTGGTCATCttaactctttttttcaaactgtttttgcGTGAGTCTATTTCCGACTACTCTAAAACAGCAacccaaaacttttttttttttatgcaaaaatGATCCAGTTTTCTTTAACAACTTGTGCTGtggattttctgtcttttcatttgTCAGACAAACTGCCACTCATAatctaccaaaaaaaaacacgagtGCTGTCATAAGGTCTTGAGATTGGGTGACTTACTGATGCTCACTtcaaaaatcagacaacactgTTTATTTTTGGTCCTTTTGATGATAACATTGTAGAGAATCCAGACAGAAAAGCTTGAAAAAGGTAATAGAACAACTTAAtttgagaacattttattttgcagaaaGGATGAAACGACAATTTTAAACACTGTGACTCTAAATAGATCCATTACTATGTTGCATTGTGAGAAATAACACAGAGGAGCAAATGTTAGACCTGCttacaatacacacacagtaactaCATGATGTTTGAATAGGTTGACAAAAGGCTACATTTACACTTTTATACAAATCACTGAacagtttgtcttcttttttccacCAATTTGTTCAACAACAGTGAGCCAGCTGGCCTGACCATCGTGGGGAAATTCTAGCTTACATATCTAGAGTATTTATACTCCCAGAAGTCAACAGGAGGAGCTACGGTTCAGCCATACAATCAATGAGAAACCCTTTACACAAGACCGACCGatttatcggccgatattagcttatTCAGTGATCTGTATCGGCTCATTTTCTCCCAGAAATGCGCGATATTACCAGATTGATTCACCAGTCAAATTGCATTTCATTTGactttcattgtattacactagcagttctctttcaccagcagtgtgtgttatttagattacaacaagcatcatcactctcaaGAGTTTCAGGCGGTGAGGCACGTACATgtacagttactttccagtcgagTCACCATCTTGTCGtccttatactgtatatcttttcccCAAGTTTTTCATAACTGCTattgatgtgtaaatgtatatctctcactttattcaatgtgtgttcttccactggctccgctgCACTGCGTCTCAGCTCTGGCAGTCCGCAGCAGATACGCcaggcttctatttttgccggatgCTGGAGCTCGAcacatcaatttagcacagaaaagaacaagcaggACGGGAAGTcagcaacattaaaacatctgttttattttcagaataaaacactgtgacaaaaacaaaatgtgtttatatagagttttataccacatacatcgtgTTATCTCGGGCTGCCGCGAGTGAATCTGTAACAATACCGCAGGAACTCCTTTGTCTCGGCACTACGACTGAGCAgagaacgcagccggtgggtgttgacggctGAGGGTGCATGGAGATGTAATGGAacggagcggacacgcaatgcacaaatatctggtggaagttcggcGTAACATCCTGGATCTGGTAAAGATAAGAATGCCAGTCTATGCAATGCTTGTACAGAATGATTTAGTACCTAACAAACAACTTTCTTCACAGTAGATGAACCATTCTTGGCAGCATATCAATGAAGGTCTGACGTgattttaagataagatggagAACATGTCATGccttcttttttaattattttttgatcAGCATAATAATTCCAGCATCCCATTTGTGGGCTCTGCCATCATCACTCCGAGCTGGATGATGGGACACTTCCACTTCCACAGTCCGTCTCTTTGTCAACATCAATACAGCGATGTGTCCTCAAGGAGCTGGACCTGGCAAACAACTTTTTACATGCAGAACACCAGTACGGTTTCTCTCCGGTGTGGCAGCGCACGTGTTCATGGTAACTACTTATGTGAGCGTATTTCTTCCCACATTGTTCACACTGATACGGTTTCTCACCCGTGTGCGTGCGCAGGTGCTTGGTACAGTTACTGGAGTTAGCGAATTGTTtttcacagtacacacactggTACGGCTTCTCTCCGGTGTGGATACGCATGTGCTTTTTGAAGTGACTTCCGCAACCAAAGCTCTTCTCACACTGGTCACACTGGTACGGCTTTTCTCCTGTGTGGATACGCATGTGCCTCTTGTAATCAGCGAGGAAACAGAGTCTCTTCCCGCAAAGTTCACACTGGTACGGCCTCTCTCCGGTGTGGCTTTTCATGTGTCTCTTGAAATCGCTGAGGAAACGGAAACTCTTCCCACATTGGTCGCAGCAGTGGGGCTTCTCTTCTCCGCTGTGGATTCCCATGTGTCTCTTGTAGTTTCTCAACGTACTGAAACCCTTCTCACACAGCTCACACTGGTAAGGCTTCTCTCCGGTGTGGATGCGCTGATGCTCCGTGTAAGTACACAAGAAACTGAAAGAGCTCCCGCATTGATCACACTGATACGGCTTCTCTTTGGAGTGAATAAGCTGGTGCCTCTTGTAATAACACAAGACGCTGAAAGTCTTCTCACAATGCTGACACTGGTATGGTTTCTCTTCAGTGTGAATGTGCGTCTTGTAATCGCCTGGGTGAGCGTCGGTTTCATCACATTGTTCAGATTGGTTGCTTCTCTGAAGTGTGAGAGACTCCATGTCTCAAACTGAGTCGAGGATTTCCCGTACTTCTGACGCTGATcttgtctgtttctcttttttcagctgtgaaaaaaaaccacacagactgaaaaaatTTAAGTAAATGTAAGTAGACTCACATCGGGACATCACAACTTTTTACATCTCTGTATAactaataatatatttaaaacaggGCTGTCAGCACATTACAAGTCATGAATGTCTGAAatgaatatatacatttttgtattaatCACAttctattttgtccctttaggcgcagCGTGGATACAcctctgcagtgtctccctgtagtctctgtgatggaaaagaaggacactgctgtgtctttgaacgtctcatttcacttaTAAAAACTCTCAGGCAGCTCGGCTcacgagtcaaaagtaatatccacgttatgacatcaaacattttcctttgttaCCGTTTCTTTTGAGCTTTTTTCCTTCAGTTTTGGATCCTTAAcgagttcctttttttatgtttttaaagttaaagtgttAACCTTCGATCTAGCAGAAGGTCCGTACTTCTAAAAgtaaagcagggttgaattcaatgAGCAGGTAAATAACTCACAGcttaaaacaatttaaacattttaaatatcatttGAAAAAcgatttctatttttaaatgcaaaattatagaatttcaaacatgtgattaaagTTCGATTAATCctgattaactattgaaataaAGAGATTAATTAcagttaaaatgtgttaatcCTTTGACAGCCCTACTTGAAAGGTAttaaattgctttttttgtgtgtactgCAAATAAGCGTATTGCATTCACTTGCCAAACAAATTTctgtatcttttattttatggtttatttgatagggacagatacaacaaagacaaactgaaagagcaatccaaagctaaaaatgtcaaacttaaataaatagatatgCTCCTAATTTTCTGCAGTCTAATTTCATAGCAAACAAATCTTAACTTAtttctaattttatttttttaagtattagGCCtactt is part of the Labrus mixtus chromosome 19, fLabMix1.1, whole genome shotgun sequence genome and encodes:
- the LOC132994231 gene encoding zinc finger protein 239-like, giving the protein MESLTLQRSNQSEQCDETDAHPGDYKTHIHTEEKPYQCQHCEKTFSVLCYYKRHQLIHSKEKPYQCDQCGSSFSFLCTYTEHQRIHTGEKPYQCELCEKGFSTLRNYKRHMGIHSGEEKPHCCDQCGKSFRFLSDFKRHMKSHTGERPYQCELCGKRLCFLADYKRHMRIHTGEKPYQCDQCEKSFGCGSHFKKHMRIHTGEKPYQCVYCEKQFANSSNCTKHLRTHTGEKPYQCEQCGKKYAHISSYHEHVRCHTGEKPYWCSACKKLFARSSSLRTHRCIDVDKETDCGSGSVPSSSSE